One window from the genome of Plasmodium relictum strain SGS1 genome assembly, chromosome: 12 encodes:
- the ApiAP2 gene encoding transcription factor with AP2 domain(s), putative — translation MSMNDICEKRQSCLRKKRKIEKCYNVWESIFSKTIGCSKDEIRKKVAKRKRDKERLLSILYGSVFKGRKYLLYSRKWRGKTVSEIINQDKRNYLNLKHLKNVDNSYFCKLAIGYVDQNDKNYFKKKGENVFMKNDVNNMKKVQPNFNNATNKRKGTHIEKNGTNNDIEEVYDRLNFLEKRSYKNKYKDNNNLSINSPYNNRLPNDKSYEDNSDESKVVKYKYLPTGVFYSRVSKSFIANWIDDKTKKQIKIPYKISEFGVEKCMILAILSRNLRISNLNNVLKYYDNLTLDQKEKMLQAIRTTQKSEKLFNDILKQNNKDITSIINSNNIANKNNENEQKNISLKKNLIEKKKIKQSYNNSEKLPTGVYFYQGSYVANWWETNQKKQFKVPFKISEYGITRAKNLAIISRLIRSSSAHEVNLLLTQMEQNKSITKLNYTTISNLAFKYIKNQPKKDI, via the coding sequence ATGAGTATGAATGATATATGTGAGAAAAGACAATCATGTTtaaggaaaaaaagaaaaattgaaaaatgcTATAATGTATGGGAAAGCATTTTTAGTAAAACTATCGGCTGTAGCAAAGatgaaataagaaaaaaagttgCTAAGAGAAAAAGAGATAAAGAAAGATTATTATCAATTTTATATGGTAGTGTGTTTAAAGGAAGAAAGTATCTATTATATTCAAGAAAGTGGCGAGGAAAAACAGTAAGTGAAATAATTAATCaagataaaagaaattatttgaatttgaagcatttaaaaaatgtagaCAATAGCTATTTTTGCAAATTAGCAATTGGTTATGTAGACCAAAATGAtaagaattattttaaaaagaaaggagaaaatgtatttatgaaaaatgatGTAAACAATATGAAAAAAGTTCAACCCAATTTTAATAATGCGactaataaaagaaaaggaacACACATAGAAAAAAATGGCACAAATAATGATATAGAAGAAGTATATGATAGATTAAACTTTTTAGAAAAAAGgagttataaaaataaatacaaagataataataatttaagcATAAATTCCCCCTATAATAACCGTTTACCAAATGATAAATCATATGAAGATAATTCAGATGAGAGTAAAGTAgtgaaatataaatatttaccTACTGGAGTTTTTTATAGTAGAGTATCAAAATCTTTTATAGCTAATTGGATAGatgataaaacaaaaaaacaaattaaaatacCATATAAAATATCTGAATTTGGTGTTGAAAAGTGTATGATTTTGGCTATATTATCTAGAAATTTGAGAATAAGTAATTTGAATaatgtattaaaatattatgataATTTAACATTAGATCAGAAAGAAAAGATGTTACAAGCGATTAGAACAACACAAAAGAGtgaaaaattattcaatGATATACTAAAACagaataataaagatattacTAGTATAATAAATAGTAACAATAtagcaaataaaaataatgaaaatgagcAAAAAAACAtatctttaaaaaagaatcttattgaaaaaaaaaaaataaaacagtCATATAATAATTCAGAGAAGTTACCAACGGGAGTATACTTTTATCAAGGCTCTTATGTTGCTAATTGGTGGGAAACTaatcaaaaaaaacaatttaaagTTCCATTTAAAATATCTGAATATGGAATAACAAGAGCTAAAAATTTGGCAATAATTTCTAGATTAATCAGATCATCGTCGGCCCATGAAGTTAATTTACTTTTAACTCAAATGgaacaaaataaaagtattacaaaattaaattatactaCTATCTCAAATTTAgcttttaaatatatcaaaaaccaaccaaaaaaagatatatag